Proteins co-encoded in one Myripristis murdjan chromosome 4, fMyrMur1.1, whole genome shotgun sequence genomic window:
- the dph5 gene encoding diphthine methyl ester synthase, with amino-acid sequence MLYLVGLGLGDATDITVKGLQAVRGCSRVYLEAYTSILTVGKEALEKFYGRELILADRELVEQQADQILQDADATDVAFLVVGDPFGATTHTDLLLRAVHAGIPYRVIHNASVLNAVGCCGLQLYNFGETVSVVFWTDDWRPESFYDKICKNRAAGLHTLCLLDIKVKEQSIENLMRGKKIYEPPRYMTVSQAADQLLQIIQRRRGQGEELGFTEDTVCVGVARLGADDQMIRTAPLRQLVSCDLGGPLHSLVVTGRLHPLEVDMLRLSAEPNALDQLHMTDSSTYTS; translated from the exons ATGCTCTACCTGGTGGGCTTGGGACTGGGAGACGCCACGGACATCACGGTGAAGGGCCTGCAGGCGGTCCGCGGCTGCAGCAGGGTCTACCTGGAGGCCTACACCTCCATCCTCACCGTGGGCAAGGAGGCGCTG GAGAAGTTCTACGGCCGGGAGCTGATCCTGGCTGACCGGGAGCTCGTGGAGCAGCAGGCGGACCAGATCCTGCAGGACGCCGACGCCACCGACGTGGCTTTCCTGGTGGTGGGCGACCCGTTCGG ggccaccacacacacagacctgctgctgcgagcggtgcatgctgggataccgTACCGGGTGATCCACAACGCGTCGGTGCTGAACGCCGTCGGCTGCTGCGGCCTGCAG CTGTATAACTTCGGGGAGACGGTGTCCGTCGTGTTCTGGACCGACGACTGGAGACCAGAGAGCTTCTACGACAAGATCTGCAAGAACCGAGCAGCCGGCCTGCACACGCTGTGCCTgctgg atATTAAAGTCAAAGAGCAGAGCATCGAAAACCTGATGAG ggggAAGAAGATATACGAGCCTCCTCGCTACATGACGGTCTCTCAGGCTGCAGATCAGCTGCTGCAGATCATCCAGAGGAGGCGGGGCCAGGGGGAGGAGCTAG GCTTCACAGAGGACACGGTGTGTGTGGGCGTCGCCCGGCTCGGCGCTGACGACCAGATGATTCGCACGGCGCCGCTGCGTCAgctggtgtcatgtgacctgggCGGGCCGCTCCATTCGCTGGTGGTGACGGGGCGGCTCCACCCACTGGAGGTGGACATGCTGCGGCTGAGCGCCGAACCAAACGCACTCGACCAGCTGCACATGACTGACAGCTCCACGTAcacatcctga